The following is a genomic window from Chloracidobacterium sp..
CTGTTAGAATATCTTTTGCCGCTTTACCAACGCGAAGGTAAATCATATCTTACGATAGGTATCGGCTGTACCGGCGGCAGGCATCGCTCGGTGATGTCAGCAAATTCTATCGCTCACGTGTTAAAGAGTGCGGGCTACGACGTGCTGACCGTTCATCGTGACATAACAAAGTGATATGGAAGAAAGAACAGATATCGGCGGCGTGATCGTCTCACACGGACAGGTTGCGACTGAGCTTTTGGCGGCCGCGGAGACAGTTGTCGGCGATCTGACCAACCTTGCTGCGGTCTCCATCGGCTGGCACGATGATGTAGAGGCGGCAAAGGCCGAGATCGAACGAGCCATCAGTGAAGTGTCGCACGGAGCGGGCGTTCTACTGCTGACAGATATGTTCGGAGGAACGCCGACGAACATTTCGGCGATGTTTCTCAAGGAGGGAGAGGTCGAGATCGTGACCGGTGTGAATCTGCCGATGGTCATCAAACTTGCTACGACCAATAAAGGGATCGGCCTTAATGAGCTTGCAGAAGAACTCGAGGAGCAAGGAAAATCGGCGATTTGCAGGGCAAGCGTGCTGCTGGCTCCCGCATCACAGAAAAAGGATGCTTGAGCAGCAGGTTCGGCTTATCAATCCCTTGGGCCTGCATGCCAGAGCGGCCGCAAAAGTGGTCAAGTGTGCCGCTGTATTTGAAAGCAGTGTGGCACTGACAGACCTGAAGAAAGGCACGCATGCCGATGCACGGTCGATCCTGAGCTTGCTGGCTCTTTCTGCCGTTGCCGGTACCGAATTACTGATAAGTGTCAGCGGATCTGATGAAGAGCAGGCTATGGAAACGCTGGTTGAGATGTTCCGAACGGGCTTCGGAGAATTAGTATGAATGAAAAGAAGGCCGGGATCCTCGGCGTGCCGCTGGGTTTCGGAGCAGGGCAGACGGGCAGTGAACTCGGCGTCAACGCGATGCGTCTTTCGAAGGTGCGCGGCCGCTACCTTGCGGAGCATATCAATGATCTCGGGATCGGTGTTAACGACCACGGCGATGTTGAGATCGTGCGTCCGGCCTTTCCGCACGGCGACAATCCAAAGCATCTTGCGGAAATGCTGGCATCGAGCAAGAACATCGTCGGCAAGCTGAGTGAGATACTGGCCACAGATGAGTTTCCGATAATCCTCGGCGGCGACCACTCGATCGCGATCCCAACATTTTCGGCACTTTCGGCTCATTACAGAAGGAACGATCAGGAGATCGGCCTGATATGGTTCGATGCGCACGCCGATATCAACACGCCGGAGACCTCGCCGTCAGGCAATATCCATGGAATGCCGCTCGCTGTCCTGCTTGGCCGCGGGAACAGCGAATTGGTCAATATGTGCGGATTTGCACCAAAGCTCAACACACGATACATCGCCCATATCGGCGCTCGCGATATTGATCCGGGCGAAAAGGCGAACATCGAGGCGATGGGCATACGCTCACAATTCTTTACGATGAGCGACATCGACCGCCGCGGAATGGCCGCCTGTGTGGAGGATGCTCTAAGGATCGTATCGGCCGCGCCGGGCGGCTTTGCCGTAACATTCGATGTGGACGGCATCGATCCGCGCTTCGCGCCGGGGTCGGGTACGCTTGTTCGCGGCGGTGCAACCTATCGCGAAGCTCACCTTGCACTGGAAATGATGGCAGAACATGGCGGAATGCGCTCATTTGAGATCGTTGAGGTGAATCCGCTTCTCGATCAATCGAATATTACGGTCGAATTGGCGTGTGAGCTTATACTTTCTGCACTTGGCAAGACAATACTTTAGAAGAAAACGGCCAATTGACCGGCCACTTAGATATTGAATATGAAACTTCGGATAGGTGTGATCTTTGGAGGACGATCGGGTGAACACGCGATCTCGATCCGCTCTGCTCAAACGGTGATCGAACAAGCAGATGCCGAGAAGTATCAATTAGTGCCCCTTGCGATAACTCCCGAAGGGAATTGGCTGTCGCCGGCCGACTCACTGGATCTTTTTAACGATGAAACGGTCGATCATTTCAGGAAGCACTTCGGCGAACCTTCAGCCGTCGTTACGAACGATACTGCAGAGTCACGGCTCAGCGGCGTGCCGGCCCTTCTCGCCGCAGAGCTGATCGATATTGCTTTTCCCGTGCTTCACGGCACTTTCGGCGAGGACGGCACTATTCAGGGACTCCTTGAGATGGCCGATCTTCCCTATATCGGCTGCGGCGTACTCGCGTCTAGCTGCGGGATGGATAAGGTCGTTATGAAGACACTATTCCGTGAAGCAGGCCTGCCGATCTGTGAATATGTGTGGTTCCTCCGCTCCGAGTTCGAGTCGGATCGCGATAAGGTCTTGACTCTTATCGAGTCGAAGATCGGTTTCCCATGTTTCGTAAAGCCGGCAAACCTTGGCTCCTCGGTCGGCGTATCACGGGCAAATGACGCTCTCGCCCTTCATAATGCCATAGTCGAGGCCGCGAAGTACGATCGTAAGATCATCGTTGAAGAGGGCTTGGATATGCGTGAGATCGAGTGTGCCGTGATGGGCAATGATCGCCCCGCAGCAAGCGAGCCCGGCGAATATCTCATCCGTGATGATACAAAGGCATTTCTCGATTACACGGAAAAGTATTCGGGCACCGGAAATAACGAATTCGTTGTCCCGTCACCGATCTCGACCGAATTGACGGTAAAGATAAAGCAATTGGCTGTTGATTCCTTCAAGGCTATCGACGGATCGGGGCTTGCCCGCGTTGATTTCTTTTTACGTAAGGACAACGGTTCGCTGCTTGTTAACGAGATCAACACAATGCCGGGGCTGACAAGCGCCTCGGGCTTTCCGAAGATGTGGGCCGCGAGCGGCAAGCCTTTCTCGGCGGTTATTGACGAACTTGTGGAACTCGGGCTTGAGCGTTATAAGGATAAACAGCGCAACAGTTACTTCTTTGGCGAATCGTAGCCTTTTCGCGTCCGTATCGTAAGATTCGACCGTGCGATCCGAACCTCGATCGCATGGTGCTTGCCGTCTGGCGGCCCTTTCGGCTCGTAGGCGAGCGTGTATTGTGAGCCCAGCTCCTCAACTATCGCTCGAAACGCCGTACGCATCGCTGCGCCACCGGGCGTTTCGATAAATGTACCGCCGGTCTTTTCGGCAAATTTTTTCAAGACGCCGCGGTTCGCGGCCCTTTCAGCCATCGAAAGCTCAGGCGAACTCATATCGATCGTGTAGATCGTAGCGTTCGCGGCATCAGCTGCTTTGAGTGCCTTCTCGCTCGACCGCTTACTGATATTGTCACCGCCGTCAGAAAGGACGATGATCGCTCGCCGCTTTTCGTGCCGCTGACTCAGAACTTGCGCAGCTTCATATACGGCATCATTGAGCGCCGTCATTCCGTCTGGCTTTACGTCGAAGATCCTTTCGCTGATGTCGTGTGAATTCGAGAAATCCTGTACTTGTACGACCTTTGAAAAAAAATGGTAGATCGCCGCCGCATCGTCCGTTCGGAGGCCGTCCAAGAAGTTGATCGCGGCGGAGCGGGCGAGGCTTATCCGCGACTCCATACTTCCTGAAGAGTCGATGAGAAGGACCGCTGCGAAGGGCGTGCTTTCTGAGCCGAAAATGCTGACCTCCTGTTCTTTTCCGTCCTCGAGGACGGTGAACTCAGAGCGCTTCAGCCCTTCAACGGCAAGTCCTTCTTCATCAGTTACAGCTACGTTCACAAGGACTATAGCTGAATCGACCTTAATTACATCGTCATCTTGCTTTTGTGCAAAGGCTGAAACGGAGGCAGCCATCAGAATGGCAAAGGAAGCAATGCAAAGCGAGCTCGTCTTGGATCGGAACAACCGCATAAGGATCTCTCAGCTAGCGTTGCGATCGAAGGCTGCGCGTGAGCCGAAGGACTGCGTTCGCCGCATAGATGGCCGAGGCCGAGATCGAAAAACGCGTCGTTTTCTTAAGTTCATCGACCAAGTTCGCGGCGGCTTCATGCAACGCTTTTACACCGGAAACATGATCCTTCGGTGCTTCTGTGAATTGCTGCCCATCACGCTGCGGCTGATCAGCGTCGTCATCAATATCATCCTCTTTTCCGCCGAGACTGCTCCTGATCTTCTTGACGAGTTTCTCGAGCGCGACGATCTTATCTGCGTCGGAACTTGCCATTTCGGCCGAGGAAACGTTCCGCTTTTCAAGGTCGGCTGATATCTTTAATACTTCATCTCCCCGATCGAGCATCTTCTTATAGTCTTTCTTGTTCTGTTCGATCCGAAGTTTATCGAGTTGTTCGCGAATGTCTTTTGGCAGGTCTTTGCGGCCTTCTTTTGCCGTAGCGGTGATCTCGGTCGCGTTATCCGCGTTCTGAGCGAGCGCCGGCATTGCAAATACCGAAACGAGAACGAAAAGTACGATCAAATGTGCTCGGTCGATCATCACGGTTGCTTCTCAACGTCCTGAACAGGCTCCGGTGATACGCCCGTTACCGCTTCTACCAGTTTTGAAAGGAACTCATCCTCGGCTAAGCCTGAACTCGGCACCGTACGCCACTCCGAACCAAGTCCGTTGCCGGCACGTCCCTCTACCTTTGCAATTACGGAAATATTATTCTGGATACCGTCGATCGGCTGTATTTCGATGGTCAGCGTATATTGGCCGCGGGTCCAAATCGAATCGTTGTCTGAAAGTACACCGTAGCGGCGGAGTTCCCCGGCCGAGATCACGGCACCTTTTGCGAAAACCACCGGCTGCGTAACGATCAGGCCGTCGCGCAAACGCGATGACGCCTCATCCACAACGATCTTTTTATCACGCAAGACGCTAATTATGGTTTCGGTAAGCGAATCACGCCGTGAATTGAGCTTATACGGATTGGGCAAGCGATCGCGGACCTTTGTTTTCCCCTTGCCCCAGTCGATCGAATGGCCGACCTCGACCGAGCGGGTAGTAACCTTTACCGTTTCATCTTTGATCTTTTGAGTTTGAGTATCAACACCCTTTTGTGCGGATATGCAAACAGAACCCGCAAGCAGGAAACAGGCGATAAGGAGCAAGTGCTTCATTATAGGAAACTATACCAAAATTACACCGCGACAGTGTAAGGTTTTGATGTTTCGTTAGCACCGGCGGTTGTCTTTAGGCCATATTTATCGGCGTTAGCGGCCAGTTCTCGCGATACCAACGCACCGTCAAGGCCAACCCGTCCTTCAGGGTGTACTTCGGCTGCCAGCCGAACCGTTCATTCACTTTCTGCGAGGAGAGATATTGTGCGTCGATCTCGCGATCGATCTTTTTATTTAGCATCACCTGCGGCGTAAGTGTATCTGTACGGCCCATTTCATCGATGATCATATTCACCAGATCAAGCATATTCACCGGTGCGTTCGATCCGAAATTGAACGCTTCGCCCTGTACTTCGTCAATATGTTCCGCCAGCAGCAAATAGCCGTCAACAATGTCATCTGTAAAGATAAAGTCGCGGACGGGCGTGCCGTCCGAGCGGATGATAGGGCGTAAACCCTTTAGTACAGAAATGATCGTTCCCGGAATTATCCTTGAAAGATTAACGTCGGCCGGGCCGTAGATATTTGCCGAACGTGTGATCGCAACGGGCATATGGAAGGTCAAGGCGAATGACCGCGAGATCAGATCCGTGCAGCTTTTTGAAACGTCATACGGAAAAATGCCGTCAAGGGCGAGATCTTCAGAGTAGGGAAGTGCGGTATGCGAGCCGTAGGCTTTATCACTCGATGCTACAACAACGCGCTTTACGTTCGGTGAAAGCCGGCATGCCTCGAGCAGGTGGTATGTGCCTCGGATATTGGACTCAAATGTTGAAACGGGCGAACGATTTGCTGAGCCTACCAAAGCCTGCGCCGCGAGGTGAAAAACGGCGTCGATCTCGAATTCATTCAGCACACGCGTCATCAAAGCAAGGTCTTCGACCGAGCCTCTTATGATGGAAACCTTGTCCCGCAGCCTGAGCAGGTCAAGTGAGTTCGGGTTAACGGCATCGCGTTCAAGGCAAACGACCCGCGCGCCTGAGGAAACCAGCCGCTGCGTAAGATTAGCCCCTACGAAACCCGATGCACCCGTAACGAAAACAGGCCTGTTCGTCCAAAGATCGGTCATATCACTCTATCGCGTCCAAGGCGCACCTTCGCGCCACAGTTTCTCCATTTCTATTGTGTCTTTATAGGTGTCCATACACTTCCAAAAGCCTTCGTGCTTGAACGCACGCATCTCATCCTCGGCACACAATTGCTCGAACGGCTCCCGCTCAAGAACTGAGTCAGCCGTCAAATATTCAAAGATACTACTGTTAAAAACAAAAAAACCGCCGTTGACCCATTCGCTCATCACCGGCTTTTCTGTAAACCGTCTTACCTCGTTCTCCGGCCCGATCTCGACAATGCCGAAATTCGAGATCGGATGTACGACCGCAATAGTCGCCGCTCGGCCATGCGTTGCGTGAAACGCCAGCGAGCTGCTGATATCGATATTTGAAAGCCCGTCGCCATAGGTTGCGCAAAAGGTGCCGTCACCAACAGCATCCTGTATTGCGAGAAGCCGGCCGCCTGTATTTGTATCAACTCCGGTATCGAACATCTGAACCGACCACGGTACATCGTTTTCAGCGAACCAAGCGCGTATCACATCGCCAAGATGGCCGAGACAAAGGATAAATTCCGTAATGCCGTGCCGCGCATACGCCGACATCAAATGCCGTATCACTGGCTGGCCGCCGATCGGTATAAGTGCTTTCGGCAGGGCAAGTCCGTGTTCACCGAGCCGTGTCCCTCGTCCGCCGCACAGAATGACTGCTTTCGTCACTGCTTTTGTCGGGCCTCCCAGAGTTGTGCGTTCTTCAGAAAGACGCCATGAGCGACCATGTACGCAATAATAAGCCCCTGTATCCCGTCAAGAAAGCCGAGCCTCACAAAATACACGCGCAGGAATGCAAATATCGGTTTGAAAAAGATCGAGACAAAGCCGGCACGGCGTCCATTTTTTGCATTGAACTCGGCAGCCAACGCCGCATAGAAACCCGTTACGTGGTGGTGCTCGGCAATATCCTGCTTCGTGAAATGGAGCAGTTCTCCGTCCAAAACACCAAGCTTGCCCTGAACGCGAGCCGACTGATGCGGCGCGACACCGTCCCAATAGCTGCCTGCTTTTCGATAAAACCGCATCTGCATATCAGGGTACCAACCCGAATGTTCGATCCATCGGCCCAAGTAGAAAGCCTTTCGACGGACCTTGTACCCATTCAGCAACTTCTCGTCAGGCACGGAGCGAAGTTTCTGTATGGAAGCGGCAAGTTCGGGTGTTACGCGCTCATCCGCGTCGAGCCAAAATATCCAATCGCCGGTCGCCTGTGCATCCGCAAATTCGTGCTTATCCTTAAAGCCCCGAAATTCGCGGTTGAAAATATTTGCAGTGTATTGCCGTGCTATCTCGACGGTGCGGTCAGTCGAATCGGAGTCAACGATAACTATCTCATCGACCCAAGGGATCGTTTCACAAAGTCCGCCTATATGGAGCTCCTCATTCTTGACGATGATCACGGCTGAGATCTTCACGAGCAAGATTTTCTCAGTTTTCGGCGAAAATCGAAAGAATAGCGAGATGATTATCGCCCCGTCATTTGATCTCGACCGGTGAGTCGAGGGTAATGTTATTCTCCCTAAAGGTTGTTGCAGTTACCTGCTGAAGGGCTTCGATCGCCGAAATATAATCCGTTTCTGCGCGGATCTCTGCCGTTCGAGCGTTCGCCAATGCATTCTCACGTTGGAACAGAAGGAAGGTCGTTGAGCGGCCTGCTTCATAGAGCTTTCTTTCGCCGTCAAGCTGCACTTCGGCACTCTGGCGTGCCCGGCGCGCGGTAAGAACGCGTTTGCGTCCCGTTTCGACGGCCTGAACCGCATTCCTGACATCGACGATGATCGCTTGCTCCTGTGAACGTGTCTGGGCCGCGAGCCTTTCTGAAGTGATCTTCGCCGCTTCAAGATCAGCTTTCGCCGTCCTGTTGCGAAATGGGAACGAGATCGTAACGCCGATCGAGTAATTTGGAGCGTCACTGCGGAAGATATTCGACAGCGACCTCCCGAAGCCTCCGTAAAGATACGCCGGCGACGCCGGGACAACAAAACTCGGATTGGCCAGCACCGGAAGCCCGACGAACGATCGCGTCGTATTTATCCCGTTCAAGAGGAAAAGATCGCCCGTGCTTGTAAAGAGGTTTGTGGTAAACGCACTGCTTGAGCCGCTCTGTGAGAGGCCGTTCAACGAAAACTGCGTATTAAGGTCGAT
Proteins encoded in this region:
- a CDS encoding PTS sugar transporter subunit IIA; translation: MEERTDIGGVIVSHGQVATELLAAAETVVGDLTNLAAVSIGWHDDVEAAKAEIERAISEVSHGAGVLLLTDMFGGTPTNISAMFLKEGEVEIVTGVNLPMVIKLATTNKGIGLNELAEELEEQGKSAICRASVLLAPASQKKDA
- a CDS encoding HPr family phosphocarrier protein, with translation MLEQQVRLINPLGLHARAAAKVVKCAAVFESSVALTDLKKGTHADARSILSLLALSAVAGTELLISVSGSDEEQAMETLVEMFRTGFGELV
- the rocF gene encoding arginase, encoding MNEKKAGILGVPLGFGAGQTGSELGVNAMRLSKVRGRYLAEHINDLGIGVNDHGDVEIVRPAFPHGDNPKHLAEMLASSKNIVGKLSEILATDEFPIILGGDHSIAIPTFSALSAHYRRNDQEIGLIWFDAHADINTPETSPSGNIHGMPLAVLLGRGNSELVNMCGFAPKLNTRYIAHIGARDIDPGEKANIEAMGIRSQFFTMSDIDRRGMAACVEDALRIVSAAPGGFAVTFDVDGIDPRFAPGSGTLVRGGATYREAHLALEMMAEHGGMRSFEIVEVNPLLDQSNITVELACELILSALGKTIL
- a CDS encoding D-alanine--D-alanine ligase, producing the protein MNMKLRIGVIFGGRSGEHAISIRSAQTVIEQADAEKYQLVPLAITPEGNWLSPADSLDLFNDETVDHFRKHFGEPSAVVTNDTAESRLSGVPALLAAELIDIAFPVLHGTFGEDGTIQGLLEMADLPYIGCGVLASSCGMDKVVMKTLFREAGLPICEYVWFLRSEFESDRDKVLTLIESKIGFPCFVKPANLGSSVGVSRANDALALHNAIVEAAKYDRKIIVEEGLDMREIECAVMGNDRPAASEPGEYLIRDDTKAFLDYTEKYSGTGNNEFVVPSPISTELTVKIKQLAVDSFKAIDGSGLARVDFFLRKDNGSLLVNEINTMPGLTSASGFPKMWAASGKPFSAVIDELVELGLERYKDKQRNSYFFGES
- a CDS encoding VWA domain-containing protein, with translation MRLFRSKTSSLCIASFAILMAASVSAFAQKQDDDVIKVDSAIVLVNVAVTDEEGLAVEGLKRSEFTVLEDGKEQEVSIFGSESTPFAAVLLIDSSGSMESRISLARSAAINFLDGLRTDDAAAIYHFFSKVVQVQDFSNSHDISERIFDVKPDGMTALNDAVYEAAQVLSQRHEKRRAIIVLSDGGDNISKRSSEKALKAADAANATIYTIDMSSPELSMAERAANRGVLKKFAEKTGGTFIETPGGAAMRTAFRAIVEELGSQYTLAYEPKGPPDGKHHAIEVRIARSNLTIRTRKGYDSPKK
- a CDS encoding GDP-mannose 4,6-dehydratase; amino-acid sequence: MTDLWTNRPVFVTGASGFVGANLTQRLVSSGARVVCLERDAVNPNSLDLLRLRDKVSIIRGSVEDLALMTRVLNEFEIDAVFHLAAQALVGSANRSPVSTFESNIRGTYHLLEACRLSPNVKRVVVASSDKAYGSHTALPYSEDLALDGIFPYDVSKSCTDLISRSFALTFHMPVAITRSANIYGPADVNLSRIIPGTIISVLKGLRPIIRSDGTPVRDFIFTDDIVDGYLLLAEHIDEVQGEAFNFGSNAPVNMLDLVNMIIDEMGRTDTLTPQVMLNKKIDREIDAQYLSSQKVNERFGWQPKYTLKDGLALTVRWYRENWPLTPINMA
- a CDS encoding NTP transferase domain-containing protein; the encoded protein is MTKAVILCGGRGTRLGEHGLALPKALIPIGGQPVIRHLMSAYARHGITEFILCLGHLGDVIRAWFAENDVPWSVQMFDTGVDTNTGGRLLAIQDAVGDGTFCATYGDGLSNIDISSSLAFHATHGRAATIAVVHPISNFGIVEIGPENEVRRFTEKPVMSEWVNGGFFVFNSSIFEYLTADSVLEREPFEQLCAEDEMRAFKHEGFWKCMDTYKDTIEMEKLWREGAPWTR
- a CDS encoding glycosyltransferase family 2 protein; the encoded protein is MLVKISAVIIVKNEELHIGGLCETIPWVDEIVIVDSDSTDRTVEIARQYTANIFNREFRGFKDKHEFADAQATGDWIFWLDADERVTPELAASIQKLRSVPDEKLLNGYKVRRKAFYLGRWIEHSGWYPDMQMRFYRKAGSYWDGVAPHQSARVQGKLGVLDGELLHFTKQDIAEHHHVTGFYAALAAEFNAKNGRRAGFVSIFFKPIFAFLRVYFVRLGFLDGIQGLIIAYMVAHGVFLKNAQLWEARQKQ